In the Ramlibacter tataouinensis TTB310 genome, one interval contains:
- a CDS encoding putative toxin-antitoxin system toxin component, PIN family produces the protein MRSLVLDTNIVLDLFVFADEAARPLLPALREGRLQWLATCAMRDELERVLAYPQIARRLVFHGLQPGDVLDRFDRHARIVDIPAKAPLTCRDADDQKFIDLAVAWGGWLLSKDKAVLSMRKRLAARSVTAQPALPPQALA, from the coding sequence ATGCGCAGCCTCGTCCTTGACACCAACATCGTGCTGGACCTGTTCGTCTTCGCGGACGAGGCGGCCCGGCCCTTGCTGCCCGCGCTGCGCGAAGGCCGGCTGCAGTGGCTGGCCACCTGCGCCATGCGCGACGAGCTCGAGCGCGTGCTGGCCTATCCGCAGATCGCGCGGCGCCTGGTATTCCACGGGCTGCAGCCCGGCGACGTGCTGGACCGCTTCGACCGCCATGCCCGGATCGTGGACATCCCGGCCAAGGCGCCCCTCACCTGCCGCGACGCCGATGATCAGAAATTCATCGACCTGGCCGTGGCCTGGGGCGGCTGGCTGCTGAGCAAGGACAAGGCCGTGCTGTCCATGCGCAAGCGGCTGGCCGCGCGCTCGGTCACCGCGCAGCCCGCCCTGCCTCCGCAAGCCCTCGCATGA
- a CDS encoding acyltransferase family protein, producing the protein MQANTAWTSQAYQKNTGTAQHVGLVPSRPDPGRSGYIDSWRCFAVMLVVAAHLVETRTPGEVPDEGNFYHLGQVGVYIFFFLSGFVVSRACMHEVAKTGSFSTAGFYVRRFFRIAPPLLLYLVCCAGLAAAGVIAVDLADIAAASLYVCNVEWARCSWWVAHTWSLAFEEQFYLLFPFLFAWRHLGRRPGTPMLLLALGFASLPVLFPTGPHGRVGLPVVHGLFLLGYLSACHGEKWKRLRLPTLVLVLAALVTFAPPLVLLGDDHRFYKLAYLVSVPLMVMASGAAASKLRALFEFRWVRYVGLISYSIYLWQQLLTGLLPPQTPLVLCLLSVAMLIAGCALLYEGVEKPLIRFSRRLSASLARAA; encoded by the coding sequence ATGCAAGCGAACACCGCCTGGACGAGCCAGGCGTATCAGAAAAACACTGGAACAGCCCAGCATGTCGGCCTGGTCCCGTCCAGGCCTGATCCAGGGCGTAGCGGCTACATCGACAGCTGGCGCTGCTTCGCAGTCATGCTGGTCGTCGCGGCCCACCTCGTCGAAACCCGCACGCCGGGTGAGGTGCCGGACGAGGGCAACTTCTACCACCTAGGACAGGTGGGGGTCTACATCTTCTTCTTCCTCAGCGGCTTCGTGGTGTCGCGCGCCTGCATGCACGAGGTCGCGAAGACCGGTTCATTCTCAACGGCCGGCTTCTATGTCCGCCGCTTCTTCCGGATCGCTCCGCCCCTGCTGCTCTACCTCGTTTGCTGCGCCGGCCTGGCGGCGGCGGGCGTCATCGCCGTTGACCTGGCGGACATCGCTGCCGCATCGCTGTACGTCTGCAACGTGGAATGGGCGCGCTGCAGCTGGTGGGTTGCCCACACCTGGAGCCTTGCCTTCGAGGAGCAGTTCTACCTGCTGTTTCCCTTTCTCTTCGCGTGGCGCCACCTGGGGCGCAGGCCCGGGACGCCGATGCTGCTGCTGGCCCTGGGCTTCGCCTCGCTGCCGGTCCTGTTCCCGACCGGGCCGCACGGCCGCGTCGGCCTTCCCGTTGTCCATGGGTTGTTCCTTCTGGGGTACCTGTCCGCATGCCATGGTGAGAAATGGAAGCGGCTTCGCCTGCCGACGCTCGTGCTCGTGCTGGCGGCGCTGGTCACGTTCGCGCCACCGCTGGTGCTGCTGGGGGACGACCATCGCTTCTACAAGTTGGCGTATCTCGTCTCCGTGCCCCTCATGGTCATGGCGAGCGGGGCTGCGGCATCGAAGCTGCGCGCGCTGTTCGAGTTCCGCTGGGTTCGCTACGTGGGCCTCATCTCTTACTCGATCTATCTGTGGCAGCAGTTGCTCACGGGACTGCTTCCGCCGCAGACACCCCTCGTTCTGTGCCTATTGAGCGTGGCCATGCTCATTGCCGGCTGCGCACTTCTGTACGAAGGCGTCGAGAAGCCACTGATTCGCTTCAGCCGGCGCTTGTCGGCCAGCCTGGCTCGCGCCGCCTGA
- a CDS encoding AbiJ-NTD4 domain-containing protein, whose amino-acid sequence MLTDIFAHRYADRPIWPEGVRESDRVFLVQGYRMISEQLFPTVSGKLEGPSLIGWADVQSRLSMELGLESLGPLGWNFIDNQGKHQWGTYTLDFVCKTWIQAPKRPEQPVDAYMKERLSLIELAFRKRGEQVVSANSSHGTYVASTKRTIKEVKPLAASFQILLATATDTNIAMNRLFEATCEELNERFKRAKLPLSYHNGFIQIVSDPMTEEKISKPFWELIANSKWKNVEIDMMEAIDRRESAQRDPAFYAAKALESVIKIISKDKGWTRGNERGASQFIDNLQSVKSGAFITDWEADCLRLIFGKVRNELGHGPGGEPMPELTLEQTDWVIEAAMSWTKSLIERM is encoded by the coding sequence ATGCTTACGGACATCTTCGCTCATCGCTATGCAGATCGGCCCATCTGGCCGGAAGGAGTACGCGAGTCGGACCGCGTCTTTTTGGTTCAAGGCTATCGAATGATCTCCGAGCAGCTCTTTCCTACTGTCTCGGGAAAGCTGGAAGGCCCTAGCCTTATAGGTTGGGCTGACGTCCAGAGCCGGCTGAGCATGGAGCTTGGGCTAGAAAGTCTGGGACCGCTGGGCTGGAACTTCATCGATAACCAGGGGAAGCACCAGTGGGGCACGTACACCCTCGACTTCGTGTGCAAGACGTGGATCCAGGCACCTAAGAGGCCAGAGCAGCCCGTAGATGCCTACATGAAGGAGCGATTGAGCTTGATTGAGCTCGCATTTCGCAAGCGAGGCGAGCAGGTCGTCTCAGCGAATTCATCCCACGGCACCTATGTGGCGTCTACTAAGAGGACCATAAAGGAGGTAAAGCCTCTGGCAGCCTCATTTCAGATCCTGCTAGCTACCGCCACGGACACGAACATAGCTATGAACAGGCTTTTCGAAGCGACCTGCGAAGAACTGAATGAACGCTTCAAGCGCGCCAAGTTGCCATTGAGCTATCACAACGGCTTCATTCAGATCGTCTCAGATCCCATGACAGAGGAGAAAATTAGCAAGCCCTTCTGGGAGCTAATCGCCAACTCAAAGTGGAAAAACGTCGAGATCGACATGATGGAGGCTATTGATCGCCGGGAAAGCGCCCAGCGCGACCCAGCGTTTTACGCTGCCAAGGCGCTGGAGAGCGTCATCAAGATCATTAGCAAAGACAAGGGTTGGACGCGTGGCAATGAAAGAGGCGCTTCGCAGTTCATCGACAACCTTCAGTCTGTCAAGAGTGGGGCATTCATCACTGACTGGGAGGCCGATTGCCTCCGACTGATTTTCGGCAAAGTGCGGAATGAACTGGGGCATGGACCTGGCGGAGAGCCAATGCCCGAACTTACATTAGAACAAACTGACTGGGTGATCGAGGCTGCAATGTCGTGGACGAAATCTCTCATCGAGCGGATGTGA
- a CDS encoding THUMP domain-containing class I SAM-dependent RNA methyltransferase, producing MSDLQLFLPCAAGVEDLLADEVHRLTSLAGDDLLVGRAGVVVRAPWREALRLNLHSRLAQRVLVQLSHTPYRQEADLYQAASAVAWEAWFTPRHSFKVEVTAQHSPLKSLNFAALRIKDAVADRFRHRAGTRPDVDTQRPDVRLYAHLTGTHCTLYIDTSGEPLFKRGWREDKGEAPLKETLAAAMIEASGWGSQAREAAAGKAAAAPLYDPCCGSGTIAIEAAQLACGIAPGSLRRFAFEKLLPHQAPAWADLQREAQAAVRPPAAAVFGSDVAFRMVDFANRNAQRAGVGSAVQFRGGDALQRLPPSGQPGVMLVNPPYGERIETAGVAGRTSGGRERAQSDAAAGDFFAQLATHWKRHYPGWTAWVLTPDLKLPSRMRLKESRRVPMWNGPIECRLFRFDMVAGSARTQDAQPRP from the coding sequence ATGAGCGACCTGCAGCTGTTCCTGCCCTGCGCCGCGGGCGTGGAGGACCTCCTGGCCGACGAGGTGCACCGCCTCACGAGCCTGGCCGGCGACGACCTGCTGGTCGGCCGCGCCGGCGTGGTGGTGCGCGCACCCTGGCGCGAGGCGCTGCGCCTGAACCTGCACAGCCGGCTGGCGCAGCGGGTGCTGGTGCAGCTGTCGCACACGCCCTACCGCCAGGAGGCCGACCTGTACCAGGCCGCCTCGGCGGTGGCCTGGGAGGCCTGGTTCACCCCGCGGCACAGCTTCAAGGTCGAGGTGACGGCGCAGCACAGCCCGCTCAAGAGCCTGAACTTCGCCGCGCTCAGGATCAAGGACGCGGTGGCCGACCGCTTCCGCCACCGGGCCGGGACCCGCCCCGACGTGGACACGCAGCGGCCCGACGTGCGCCTGTACGCGCACCTGACCGGCACCCACTGCACGCTGTACATCGACACCTCGGGCGAGCCGCTGTTCAAGCGCGGCTGGCGCGAGGACAAGGGCGAGGCGCCGCTGAAGGAAACCCTGGCCGCGGCCATGATCGAGGCCAGCGGCTGGGGCTCGCAGGCGCGTGAAGCGGCCGCGGGCAAAGCCGCCGCCGCGCCGCTGTACGACCCCTGCTGCGGCAGCGGCACCATCGCCATCGAGGCGGCCCAGCTGGCCTGCGGCATCGCACCGGGCTCGCTGCGCCGCTTCGCTTTCGAAAAGCTGCTGCCGCACCAGGCGCCTGCCTGGGCCGACCTCCAGCGCGAGGCCCAGGCCGCGGTCCGGCCGCCCGCGGCCGCCGTCTTCGGCAGCGATGTCGCCTTCCGCATGGTCGACTTCGCCAACCGCAACGCGCAGCGCGCCGGCGTGGGCAGCGCCGTGCAGTTCCGCGGCGGCGACGCGCTGCAGCGCCTGCCGCCCAGCGGGCAGCCCGGCGTGATGCTGGTCAACCCGCCGTACGGCGAGCGCATCGAGACTGCGGGGGTGGCCGGCCGCACGAGCGGAGGCCGCGAGCGCGCGCAAAGCGACGCCGCGGCCGGCGACTTCTTCGCCCAGCTGGCCACGCACTGGAAGAGGCACTACCCCGGCTGGACCGCCTGGGTGCTCACGCCCGACCTGAAGCTGCCCTCGCGCATGCGCCTGAAGGAGTCGCGCCGCGTGCCGATGTGGAACGGCCCCATCGAATGCCGGCTGTTCCGCTTCGACATGGTGGCGGGCTCGGCGCGCACCCAGGATGCGCAGCCTCGTCCTTGA
- a CDS encoding YecA/YgfB family protein — protein sequence MNANVTPENHDTPLGPDDFDAQDAALDAMREQDDEIPQWEFCEGFLAALVCMRRPVEAAEYWPVLLGEGFQPMQHMEFVWRWHRRWREVADALQAPVETLDDERTYQPEVLDTRGALLALPEEERTQAGQEGPVPSFAQVWALGFLYAVENWPDEWSPPRDREAAGMLDAALEAIVALTEDDTGEPSVSMYAEDGPPSVSERRLDDFGAAIWAVYDLRQLWKSLGPRQATVRKEAAPGRNDPCPCGSGKKFKKCHGAG from the coding sequence ATGAACGCCAACGTCACCCCCGAGAACCACGACACCCCGCTGGGCCCCGACGACTTCGATGCCCAGGACGCCGCGCTCGACGCGATGCGCGAGCAGGACGACGAGATCCCGCAGTGGGAGTTCTGCGAGGGCTTCCTGGCCGCGCTGGTGTGCATGCGCCGGCCGGTCGAGGCGGCCGAGTACTGGCCGGTGCTGCTGGGCGAGGGCTTCCAGCCCATGCAGCACATGGAGTTCGTCTGGCGTTGGCACCGGCGCTGGCGCGAGGTGGCCGACGCGCTTCAAGCCCCCGTGGAGACGCTGGACGACGAGCGCACCTACCAGCCCGAGGTGCTGGACACGCGCGGCGCGCTGCTGGCCCTGCCGGAGGAGGAGCGCACGCAAGCCGGGCAGGAAGGACCGGTGCCTTCCTTTGCCCAGGTCTGGGCGCTGGGCTTCCTGTACGCCGTGGAGAACTGGCCCGACGAGTGGTCGCCGCCGCGCGACCGCGAGGCGGCCGGGATGCTCGACGCCGCGCTGGAGGCCATCGTCGCCCTCACGGAGGACGACACGGGCGAACCGTCGGTTTCCATGTACGCCGAGGACGGCCCGCCCAGCGTGAGCGAGCGCCGGCTCGACGACTTCGGCGCCGCCATCTGGGCGGTGTACGACCTGCGCCAGCTGTGGAAGAGCCTGGGGCCGCGGCAGGCGACGGTGCGCAAGGAGGCCGCGCCGGGCCGCAACGATCCCTGTCCCTGCGGCAGCGGCAAGAAGTTCAAGAAGTGCCACGGCGCGGGCTGA
- a CDS encoding alpha/beta fold hydrolase: MSWFEGFEQGRVPVGGGHELFARWGGVRGQPPLLLLHGFPQTHALWHRVAQQLKSDYFLVMPDLRGYGDSARPPGGPRHEAYSKREMARDMVGLMTALGAQQFFLAGHDRGGRVAHRLALDHPQRVRRLCVIDIAPTLDMYAATDMEFARAYYHWFHLIQPAPLPETMIGADSRFYLHAKLGGWGAAGTGYIEPQALAEYERCFCRPEAIHTACEDYRASAGIDLAHDRESRERGDKIACDTLVLWGERGLVHRKFRPLDLWQAQCAGRVSGQALPSGHFIPEELPRETADALWSFFRD, from the coding sequence ATGAGCTGGTTCGAAGGCTTCGAGCAAGGCCGGGTGCCGGTGGGTGGCGGCCATGAGCTCTTCGCCCGCTGGGGCGGCGTGCGCGGCCAGCCGCCGCTGTTGCTGCTGCACGGCTTCCCGCAGACGCATGCACTGTGGCACCGCGTGGCACAGCAGCTCAAGTCCGACTACTTCCTGGTGATGCCCGACCTGCGCGGCTATGGCGATTCGGCGCGGCCGCCGGGCGGGCCCCGGCACGAGGCCTACAGCAAGCGCGAGATGGCGCGCGACATGGTGGGGCTGATGACGGCCCTGGGCGCGCAGCAGTTCTTCCTGGCCGGTCACGACCGCGGCGGGCGGGTGGCGCACCGCCTGGCGCTGGACCATCCGCAGCGTGTGCGCCGCCTGTGCGTGATCGACATCGCGCCCACGCTGGACATGTACGCGGCCACCGACATGGAGTTCGCCCGCGCCTACTACCACTGGTTCCACCTGATCCAGCCGGCGCCGCTGCCCGAGACCATGATAGGCGCCGACTCCCGGTTCTACCTGCACGCCAAACTGGGCGGATGGGGTGCGGCTGGCACAGGCTACATCGAGCCGCAGGCGCTGGCCGAGTACGAGCGCTGCTTCTGCCGGCCCGAGGCCATCCACACGGCCTGCGAGGACTACCGCGCCAGCGCCGGCATCGACCTGGCGCACGACCGGGAAAGCCGCGAGCGCGGGGACAAGATCGCGTGCGACACGCTGGTGCTGTGGGGCGAGCGCGGGCTGGTGCACCGCAAGTTCAGGCCCCTGGACCTGTGGCAGGCGCAGTGCGCCGGGCGCGTCAGCGGCCAGGCCCTGCCCAGCGGGCACTTCATCCCGGAGGAACTGCCCCGCGAGACGGCAGACGCGCTGTGGTCGTTCTTCCGCGACTGA
- a CDS encoding DUF2279 domain-containing protein, with the protein MVVLPRLKAALRPAATLAALAIAARATGAFAQDTATDAGRAAEPARPAASRPLDLRLRNAAVIGTGTALFAVYGQAKWWDEGFGGGFKTTNEGWFGRSTEYGGTDKLGHMYTNYANVRLLTPLFEAVGNSHASSVALAGWTTAGIFLGIEVLDGFSRRYRFSPQDAAMNLLGAGLGVALELQPGLDEKFDFRLAYRPSPRSGFDPFGDYSGQRYLVVAKADGFEALRRHPATRYLELAVGYQARGFEAGGERRRDLYLGVSLNLSRLLADAAYGGRLQSTPVQRGAERVFELVQLPTAVYGRSGLD; encoded by the coding sequence GTGGTCGTTCTTCCGCGACTGAAGGCAGCCCTGCGTCCGGCTGCAACCCTGGCTGCCCTCGCCATCGCGGCGAGGGCCACCGGCGCGTTCGCACAAGACACGGCCACGGACGCAGGCCGAGCCGCCGAGCCCGCCAGGCCGGCCGCGTCGCGGCCCCTGGACCTGCGGCTGCGCAACGCAGCTGTCATCGGCACCGGCACCGCGCTGTTCGCGGTCTATGGGCAGGCCAAGTGGTGGGACGAGGGCTTCGGCGGCGGCTTCAAGACGACCAACGAGGGCTGGTTCGGCCGCAGCACGGAGTACGGCGGGACCGACAAGCTCGGCCACATGTACACCAACTATGCCAACGTGCGGCTGCTCACGCCGCTGTTCGAGGCCGTGGGCAACAGCCACGCGAGTTCGGTGGCACTGGCCGGCTGGACCACGGCGGGCATCTTCCTCGGCATCGAGGTGCTGGACGGTTTCTCGCGCCGCTACCGCTTCAGCCCGCAGGATGCGGCCATGAACCTGCTGGGTGCGGGACTGGGCGTGGCGCTGGAACTGCAACCCGGGCTGGACGAGAAATTCGACTTCCGGCTGGCCTACCGCCCCTCGCCCCGCTCGGGCTTCGACCCGTTCGGCGACTACTCCGGCCAGCGCTACCTGGTGGTGGCCAAGGCCGACGGGTTCGAGGCGCTGCGCCGCCACCCGGCCACGCGCTACCTGGAGCTGGCGGTCGGCTACCAGGCTCGCGGATTCGAGGCCGGTGGCGAACGCCGGCGCGACCTGTACCTGGGCGTGAGCCTGAACCTCTCGCGCCTGCTGGCCGACGCGGCCTACGGCGGCCGCCTGCAGTCGACGCCGGTGCAGCGCGGCGCGGAGCGCGTGTTCGAGCTGGTGCAGTTGCCGACCGCCGTCTATGGGCGCAGCGGCCTGGACTGA